Proteins from one Desulfitobacterium chlororespirans DSM 11544 genomic window:
- a CDS encoding FAD-dependent oxidoreductase yields MSDTKKETESKRFSRRDFIRNTGLLAGSAALGATFLTGCNSEPASAGNNGAPSQSWDHETDVVVIGFGAGGAATAITAADGGAKVLLIEKAAQGEEGGNTKYSGQGIMGTDNADELFKYVKAMSGLFTHTISDELIRAFADGAKENREWLISLGADADVLDKGMGGSGKPWIWNEYPELPGSDHCICWLVSGKNFDGAFYKLLHDNVDKRADKIEVWYDSPGSHLIQDPETRTILGVQVVKSGKVLNVRAKNGVVLACGGFENNEEMLANFTQQPYFYPYGALYNTGDGIKMAQEVKAKLWHMSNCAGWLWGFMPPDAKRCKTVSPQKGIMVGPNARRFMNEAQTNRHGRINIGGRWVNMPVPLPTWYIVDSTQVAANKLVSSFSAGNAEEIAKGWIIKADTVEDLAKACQLDAKTLQETLAEWNASCTKGADALFGRSGASLLPVAAAPYYAMKLGPTMYNTQGGPERNSKAEVLDLDGNPIPHLYSCGECGAMWPDMYNGGGNLGEASVFGRIAGKNTAAPQ; encoded by the coding sequence TGGAGCCACCTTCTTGACGGGCTGCAACTCTGAGCCCGCCTCGGCCGGCAATAATGGCGCCCCGTCGCAATCCTGGGATCATGAGACAGATGTGGTCGTTATCGGTTTCGGTGCAGGGGGAGCAGCCACTGCCATCACTGCTGCCGATGGAGGGGCTAAGGTCCTTCTGATTGAAAAGGCAGCCCAAGGAGAGGAAGGGGGAAATACCAAGTATTCCGGCCAAGGCATTATGGGCACGGACAATGCCGATGAGCTGTTTAAGTATGTGAAAGCCATGAGCGGCCTGTTCACCCACACCATTTCCGATGAGCTCATACGGGCTTTCGCCGATGGCGCTAAGGAAAATCGTGAGTGGCTGATCAGCCTTGGGGCAGATGCTGATGTACTGGATAAAGGAATGGGCGGATCAGGCAAGCCGTGGATTTGGAATGAATATCCGGAATTGCCCGGCAGCGACCATTGCATCTGCTGGCTGGTCAGCGGCAAAAACTTCGACGGTGCCTTCTATAAACTGCTCCATGATAATGTGGATAAGCGGGCTGACAAGATCGAGGTCTGGTATGATTCACCCGGCTCTCATCTGATTCAGGACCCTGAGACCAGGACGATTTTGGGCGTTCAGGTTGTTAAAAGCGGCAAAGTCCTTAATGTGCGGGCCAAAAACGGTGTGGTGCTGGCTTGCGGCGGTTTTGAGAATAATGAAGAGATGCTGGCCAACTTTACTCAGCAACCCTACTTTTACCCTTATGGAGCCCTTTATAATACTGGGGATGGGATAAAAATGGCCCAGGAGGTTAAAGCCAAGCTTTGGCATATGAGCAACTGCGCCGGCTGGTTGTGGGGATTCATGCCCCCTGACGCCAAGCGCTGTAAAACGGTAAGCCCCCAGAAAGGCATTATGGTCGGACCCAATGCCAGACGCTTTATGAATGAAGCGCAGACCAACCGCCACGGCAGGATCAATATTGGCGGACGTTGGGTGAACATGCCGGTTCCCCTGCCTACCTGGTATATTGTGGACAGCACCCAGGTTGCCGCCAACAAACTGGTCAGTTCATTCAGTGCCGGCAATGCGGAGGAAATCGCCAAAGGCTGGATTATCAAGGCCGACACGGTGGAAGATCTGGCTAAGGCTTGCCAATTGGATGCCAAAACCCTTCAAGAGACCTTGGCTGAATGGAATGCCAGCTGCACCAAGGGAGCCGACGCCCTGTTCGGCCGCAGCGGAGCCTCACTGCTTCCGGTGGCCGCCGCTCCTTATTACGCTATGAAGCTGGGTCCCACCATGTATAATACTCAGGGCGGGCCGGAAAGAAACAGCAAAGCAGAAGTCCTTGACCTGGATGGAAATCCCATCCCCCACCTGTATAGCTGCGGTGAGTGCGGCGCCATGTGGCCTGATATGTACAATGGCGGAGGCAATCTAGGTGAAGCATCCGTCTTTGGCAGGATTGCCGGCAAAAACACAGCAGCTCCACAATAA